The following are encoded together in the Tepidiforma bonchosmolovskayae genome:
- a CDS encoding ABC transporter permease yields MRTAFVVLGMVVRRALANRRLLATVLVGVVMASALMASVVLYSDAIRDLGLRYALRNAEPKERNVRVVTGGRPALEDYRQRREQVDRLLEQYLGDVLEGVVHFGRTATFYVARPGAPVPQDADRPRGHFQFADGLREHVEVVEGAWPRLPAAGSSPPVLEAAIGKASADRIGVRVGDAFDLHPFWREDAAPVRVVVTAIVAPRDPEEPYWFGRTDRFALDTTWDTYPFWVDEAAVAETVASHLPDMDSTLETYGFVDIGAIDARNAKAVEGSTRALAVVLREAVPNVVFETRLADVIGSYQSKLFFTRLPLFALMLQIVGIALYYLVMVSSMLVERQHGEIALLRSRGGSPGQVVAVYGIEAALICGAGALAGPFLAAGAIAVLGYTPPFAPLSGDAALEVPLSTMAFLAAGGGAALAFAAMLIPAWRASRSTTIDYKHSLARPQTRPLFLKYYLDLGLVGVGAFLFYQLRERGSLVTERLFGDLSADPLLLLSPTLFMVMVALVFLRLFPLVLGAFAWAGRRWESATVALGLTRMTRAPLQYNRLILLLLLATAVGMFAAGYRATLERGYDDRAAYEAGAESRLTDVRNPANVPGEVFVERVGQATGAETVSPASRLTGSYLLSAFQGVSIEVLGVVPGEFERVAFWRDDFAGADLGELLDRLEVDLSARVRGPEVPAGSRWIGAWARVPYGENQLRLGLRLRDPNGTFWDYTLVPTEREVTEGWRFFAADLTQPSQARFGAGTRYSTATPKELDAVYVRTAGSPPPVAERAIILVDDVMVFDGVQWSGPDRGGWTAVETFDSFERWQLITGQAQAEPGAVSFAPGAGRDGGNAARIAFTRGQGQGPLFGFRAARPATPLPVLAESRFLERAALETGDELTIYLNRQYVQARVAGRFDYFPGHDPRGSDYLLVAALPAVQELATGVPGLADAVFPNEAWLRGANPEVMTRDALAERGVQAEGVLDRRALRAAQEADPLVAASWEGILFLSFGAVLVLTGLGFAVYATVAAQARALEFAILRTMGFSSRQVLGLVSFEQLFVIAAGVAAGTFLGFPLGRLMIGYLGVTESGSEPVPPLVSQVSWPAVLTVYLSLAAVFAATIAALAAVYTRLAVHRALRIGEV; encoded by the coding sequence ATGCGAACGGCATTCGTGGTCCTGGGGATGGTCGTGCGGCGCGCGCTGGCGAACCGGCGGCTGCTGGCGACGGTGCTCGTGGGCGTGGTGATGGCGTCGGCGCTGATGGCGAGCGTCGTGCTCTACTCCGACGCGATCCGGGACCTCGGCCTGCGATACGCACTGCGGAACGCGGAACCGAAGGAGCGGAACGTGCGGGTTGTGACCGGAGGGCGGCCGGCACTGGAGGACTATCGCCAGCGGCGCGAGCAGGTGGACAGGCTGCTGGAGCAGTACCTCGGGGACGTGCTCGAGGGGGTTGTGCACTTCGGGCGGACCGCGACGTTCTATGTGGCGAGGCCCGGCGCGCCGGTGCCGCAGGATGCGGACCGCCCCCGCGGGCATTTCCAGTTCGCCGACGGCCTGCGCGAGCACGTGGAGGTGGTCGAGGGGGCGTGGCCGCGCCTGCCGGCGGCCGGGAGTTCGCCGCCCGTGTTGGAGGCAGCGATCGGCAAAGCTTCGGCGGACCGGATCGGGGTGCGCGTGGGCGACGCCTTCGATCTGCACCCGTTCTGGCGGGAGGACGCAGCGCCGGTGCGGGTCGTTGTCACGGCGATTGTTGCCCCGCGCGACCCGGAGGAACCGTACTGGTTCGGGCGAACGGACCGCTTCGCGCTCGACACGACATGGGACACCTATCCGTTCTGGGTCGACGAAGCGGCGGTGGCGGAGACGGTGGCGTCGCACCTGCCGGACATGGACAGCACGCTCGAGACGTACGGGTTCGTGGACATCGGCGCGATCGATGCGCGGAATGCGAAAGCGGTCGAAGGGAGCACGCGGGCGCTTGCCGTGGTGTTGCGGGAGGCGGTTCCGAACGTCGTGTTCGAGACGCGGCTGGCGGATGTGATTGGGAGCTACCAGTCGAAGCTGTTCTTCACCCGGCTGCCGCTCTTTGCGCTGATGCTGCAAATCGTCGGCATCGCGCTGTACTACCTCGTGATGGTGTCGTCGATGCTGGTCGAGCGGCAGCACGGGGAGATTGCCCTGCTCCGTTCGCGCGGAGGGAGCCCGGGGCAGGTGGTTGCGGTGTACGGCATCGAGGCGGCGCTCATCTGCGGGGCCGGGGCGCTGGCGGGGCCTTTCCTTGCGGCAGGGGCGATCGCCGTGCTGGGCTACACCCCGCCGTTTGCGCCGCTGAGCGGCGATGCCGCGCTGGAGGTACCGCTTTCGACGATGGCCTTCCTCGCGGCGGGCGGCGGCGCAGCACTGGCGTTTGCGGCGATGCTCATCCCGGCGTGGCGGGCCTCGCGGTCGACCACCATCGACTACAAGCACAGCCTGGCGCGGCCGCAAACGAGGCCGCTGTTCCTCAAGTACTACCTCGACCTGGGGCTGGTCGGGGTTGGGGCGTTCCTCTTCTACCAGCTGCGGGAGCGCGGCTCCCTGGTCACCGAGCGGCTGTTTGGGGACCTATCTGCAGACCCGCTGCTGCTGCTGTCGCCGACGCTGTTCATGGTCATGGTGGCGCTGGTGTTCCTCAGGCTGTTCCCGCTGGTGCTGGGGGCGTTTGCGTGGGCCGGGCGGCGGTGGGAGAGCGCGACGGTGGCGCTCGGCCTGACGCGGATGACCCGAGCCCCCCTGCAGTACAACCGGCTGATCCTCCTGCTCCTGCTGGCGACGGCGGTGGGGATGTTCGCCGCCGGCTACCGGGCGACGCTGGAGCGCGGCTACGACGACCGGGCTGCCTACGAAGCAGGAGCGGAGTCGCGGCTGACGGACGTGCGGAACCCGGCGAATGTGCCGGGGGAGGTGTTCGTCGAGCGGGTCGGGCAGGCGACCGGGGCAGAGACCGTCTCGCCCGCAAGCCGGCTGACTGGTTCGTATCTGCTCTCGGCATTCCAGGGTGTGAGCATCGAGGTGCTCGGCGTGGTGCCGGGTGAGTTCGAGCGGGTGGCGTTTTGGCGGGACGATTTCGCAGGAGCGGACCTCGGCGAGCTGCTCGACCGGCTGGAGGTCGACCTTTCGGCACGCGTACGCGGACCGGAGGTGCCGGCGGGATCGCGGTGGATCGGCGCCTGGGCGAGGGTGCCGTACGGGGAGAACCAGCTGCGGCTCGGGCTGCGGCTCCGCGACCCGAACGGGACGTTCTGGGACTACACGCTGGTGCCGACGGAGCGGGAGGTGACGGAGGGCTGGCGGTTCTTCGCGGCGGACCTGACCCAGCCGTCGCAGGCGCGGTTCGGGGCCGGGACACGGTACAGCACGGCGACGCCGAAGGAACTCGACGCGGTCTACGTCCGAACGGCCGGTTCGCCGCCGCCGGTGGCGGAGCGGGCGATCATCCTTGTCGATGATGTGATGGTATTTGACGGGGTGCAGTGGAGCGGACCGGACAGGGGCGGCTGGACGGCGGTGGAGACGTTCGATTCGTTCGAGCGGTGGCAGCTGATCACCGGGCAGGCGCAGGCAGAACCCGGGGCGGTGTCGTTCGCGCCGGGCGCGGGCCGGGACGGCGGGAACGCCGCGCGCATTGCGTTCACGCGGGGGCAGGGACAGGGGCCGCTGTTCGGCTTCCGGGCGGCGCGGCCGGCGACGCCGCTGCCGGTGCTGGCAGAATCCCGGTTCCTCGAGCGGGCAGCACTGGAGACGGGCGACGAGCTGACCATCTACCTGAACCGGCAGTACGTGCAGGCCCGGGTAGCCGGACGGTTCGACTACTTCCCGGGGCACGACCCGCGGGGCAGCGACTATTTGCTGGTGGCTGCGCTGCCTGCGGTGCAGGAGCTGGCCACCGGCGTGCCCGGGCTGGCCGATGCGGTCTTCCCGAACGAGGCATGGCTGCGCGGCGCGAACCCGGAAGTGATGACGCGGGACGCGCTGGCCGAGCGCGGGGTGCAGGCGGAGGGCGTGCTCGACCGGCGGGCTCTGCGGGCGGCGCAGGAGGCGGACCCGCTCGTGGCGGCGAGCTGGGAAGGCATCCTGTTTCTGTCGTTCGGGGCCGTGCTGGTGCTGACGGGGCTCGGCTTCGCGGTGTACGCGACCGTGGCGGCGCAGGCGCGGGCGCTGGAGTTCGCCATCCTGCGGACGATGGGATTTTCGAGCCGACAGGTGCTGGGGCTGGTGAGTTTCGAGCAGCTATTCGTCATCGCGGCCGGGGTCGCGGCCGGGACATTCCTCGGCTTCCCGCTGGGGCGGCTGATGATCGGGTATCTTGGCGTGACCGAATCGGGCAGCGAGCCGGTCCCGCCGCTCGTTTCGCAGGTAAGCTGGCCGGCGGTGCTGACCGTGTACCTGTCGCTGGCGGCCGTGTTCGCAGCGACGATTGCGGCGCTGGCGGCCGTGTACACGCGGCTGGCGGTCCACCGCGCGCTTCGGATTGGGGAGGTGTAG
- a CDS encoding LamG-like jellyroll fold domain-containing protein has protein sequence MLQGKHWQGTARAAAAIIVGAVGAVLGACWGGGSPPVSACVPPPADLVAWWPFDETSGNVAHDIAGFPNDLAFMSGSYVPVAGKVGGGWKLGPATTVAWAASQADLQVGTGNFTIETWVLRWNAVSSISTILAKRDSSGTGYGLITANGQAYLQQSGSNSNPPPTSGSISTGGWRHLAVTVDRTANIVRWYVDGQQVATGPATTWFSGNLDTSAPAEVSTGGAEIELDELSLYKRALTANEVLAIFQAGANGKCKPAPATPTPTPGAVGTIGIGGGLPVTVVPPGGTATPAGTVPAFATVGPKQTPTATPTPTGTVPAFGTVGPKQTPTPTKTPTPTMTPTATPTRTPTPTATPTKTPTPTATPTSTPTPTPTPVDGTLCILKFYDVNQNGVQDTNEPLLQGWTFTVAQGSTVLGSVTTGAAGLPGVCVNLPAGQYTVTEVVQTGWFPTTPNPQTATVTGGQTVTLVFGNGRN, from the coding sequence ATGCTGCAGGGGAAACACTGGCAGGGGACCGCGCGGGCGGCGGCTGCGATCATCGTCGGGGCAGTGGGGGCGGTGCTGGGAGCGTGCTGGGGAGGGGGCAGTCCGCCGGTCTCCGCCTGTGTTCCGCCACCGGCGGACCTGGTTGCGTGGTGGCCGTTCGATGAGACGTCGGGGAACGTGGCGCACGACATTGCGGGGTTCCCGAACGACCTGGCGTTCATGAGCGGCTCGTACGTGCCTGTGGCGGGAAAGGTTGGGGGCGGATGGAAGCTCGGGCCGGCCACAACGGTTGCATGGGCCGCATCGCAGGCGGACCTGCAGGTGGGAACCGGCAACTTCACGATCGAGACCTGGGTGCTGCGCTGGAACGCCGTATCGTCGATTTCAACGATCCTGGCAAAGCGGGACAGCTCAGGGACGGGGTACGGACTTATCACTGCGAACGGCCAGGCGTACCTCCAGCAGAGCGGCAGCAACAGCAACCCGCCGCCAACGAGCGGGTCGATATCGACTGGCGGATGGCGGCACCTGGCCGTGACGGTGGACCGGACGGCGAACATCGTGCGGTGGTACGTCGACGGGCAGCAGGTAGCGACGGGACCGGCCACAACGTGGTTTTCCGGAAACCTGGATACGAGCGCTCCGGCCGAGGTGAGCACGGGCGGCGCGGAAATCGAGCTCGACGAGCTTTCACTCTACAAACGGGCGCTGACTGCAAATGAGGTGCTCGCGATTTTCCAGGCCGGTGCGAACGGAAAGTGCAAGCCAGCTCCTGCGACCCCGACGCCGACGCCGGGCGCAGTCGGGACGATCGGGATCGGCGGCGGGCTGCCGGTGACGGTCGTACCCCCGGGCGGAACGGCGACACCGGCCGGGACGGTGCCGGCGTTTGCGACGGTCGGGCCGAAACAGACGCCAACGGCAACGCCGACACCGACCGGGACTGTACCTGCATTCGGCACGGTCGGGCCGAAGCAAACGCCAACCCCGACGAAGACGCCGACGCCCACAATGACCCCCACGGCGACGCCGACCAGGACGCCGACGCCGACAGCGACACCCACGAAGACCCCAACTCCAACGGCGACACCCACCAGCACACCGACGCCGACCCCGACGCCGGTCGATGGGACGCTCTGCATCCTCAAGTTCTATGACGTGAACCAGAATGGGGTGCAGGATACGAACGAGCCATTGCTGCAAGGGTGGACGTTCACAGTCGCCCAGGGGAGCACGGTGCTCGGATCGGTGACGACGGGCGCGGCGGGCCTGCCGGGCGTGTGCGTGAACCTGCCAGCCGGGCAGTACACCGTGACCGAGGTCGTGCAGACGGGCTGGTTCCCGACGACGCCGAACCCGCAAACGGCAACGGTCACCGGCGGGCAAACGGTCACACTGGTTTTCGGCAACGGGCGGAACTAG
- a CDS encoding ABC transporter permease — MRNALATWRLFSRRTGRNWRLLAVLALGMLMAASLLAAAPIYARTMSDLGLTFTVRDRLGDAPGNRVSFPWVPLGTPEGAALREAVERRIAERIGWFSPSESRVLVGPRFFIARPGETPEPQAPIGQLQSLTGYEEHVTVLEGALPRPSAPGRPLEVAISRDAARAARLAVGQRIALVEDFDTCAREIPREDRPPPPPCTPTAGVTYTLEAVITAIVEPRLADDPFWVVPVGQVFAPYRLLPGNGPVLPMFVPEATLLEGFGAVFPAYGAATAWHTYARPESLSRLTFDRARDDLSALYYDLEPLGGSSFSPLGNVLREYGRSQSYQQTPLTILLLEITAVAIFYVILVALVIVERLSDEVALLRSRGATVLQVGIINLAEGLIIGAPILPVAPLVAASGTALLGLTPTFEPVNGGALLPVSVPPSAFAWAAVGVAISIIALLVPSLVAARASAVARRREQARPGRPFAQRYYLDLALAAVAALLLWELQERGTLLQPSPTGGVTSDPLLLASPALLVAAAAALLLRLYPIATRLVARLFGREASAPVVLGLWQVARNPGHSARLALLLALAIAVGTFAASYATTASATFEERARFEAGTGLRAVSTGSADLGQDGAAADALLRERTGVPLASAVLRLPAGPAAAGLSGRTFQALGVNPDDAPLLLWFRDDFAERPLRDLMAALGPPGPLRGIQLPPGTTAISVDVRASSTPNQMTLWARVRDAAGYHQLIEFGTIEPGEWRTLTAPIARTYEGQLPEPLALAGLVITEPGNRFNTLELTIQFDNLVAATAAGAATTLDSFDGPNPGWTPLPARLNLPDRFELAPGDGRPGQVGQLRRAPGQSSELWGLVRAQPFVPLPVIATRSFIDATGLSVGTVGAVSVANVTVPVRVAGEVEAFPTLPSAAGPGIVFNRDQLISWLGLAGSSAPRGFNEAWLEPPAGADVAALEQVLRGEPFRFGLVTDRSRELARLEQNPLISAGGAGILYLAFGALLLLVAVALLVSLWLVVQRRRTEFAVLRSLGLSRGGVARVLALEYTFVAGVGVLAGTVLGRQVAARMLSFLDLDEAGRRAEPSYLLRTDWLLVSGSLAAVGLAFVLALTVAVRLIARTSDAQALRTE, encoded by the coding sequence ATGCGGAACGCACTCGCAACCTGGCGGCTCTTCTCCCGGCGCACCGGAAGGAACTGGCGCCTGCTCGCCGTGCTCGCGCTGGGCATGCTGATGGCGGCCTCGCTCCTCGCCGCGGCCCCCATCTACGCCCGCACCATGTCCGACCTCGGCCTCACGTTCACGGTCCGCGACCGCCTCGGTGATGCCCCCGGCAACCGGGTCAGCTTCCCCTGGGTGCCCCTCGGCACGCCCGAGGGCGCCGCCCTCCGCGAGGCCGTCGAACGCCGCATCGCCGAGCGCATCGGCTGGTTCTCCCCCTCCGAATCGCGCGTGCTCGTCGGCCCGCGCTTCTTCATCGCCAGGCCCGGCGAAACCCCCGAGCCGCAGGCGCCGATCGGCCAGCTCCAGTCCCTGACCGGCTACGAAGAGCACGTGACGGTCCTTGAAGGTGCCCTCCCGCGTCCCTCCGCGCCCGGTCGCCCGCTCGAAGTCGCCATCTCCCGCGACGCCGCACGCGCCGCCCGGCTCGCCGTCGGCCAGCGTATCGCCCTCGTCGAAGATTTCGACACCTGCGCCCGGGAGATCCCGCGCGAAGACCGCCCTCCGCCCCCGCCCTGCACGCCCACCGCAGGCGTCACCTACACCCTCGAGGCCGTCATCACCGCCATCGTCGAGCCGCGCCTCGCCGACGACCCCTTCTGGGTCGTGCCCGTCGGCCAGGTCTTCGCGCCGTACCGCCTCCTGCCCGGCAACGGCCCCGTTCTGCCGATGTTCGTTCCCGAGGCGACCCTCCTCGAGGGCTTCGGAGCAGTCTTCCCCGCCTACGGCGCCGCGACCGCCTGGCACACCTACGCCCGCCCCGAGTCGCTCTCCCGCCTTACCTTTGACCGCGCCCGCGACGACCTCTCCGCCCTCTACTACGACCTCGAGCCGCTCGGTGGCTCCAGCTTCAGCCCGCTCGGCAACGTGCTCCGCGAGTACGGCCGCTCACAAAGCTACCAGCAGACTCCGCTCACCATCCTCCTGCTCGAAATCACCGCCGTCGCCATCTTCTACGTGATCCTCGTCGCGCTGGTCATCGTCGAGCGCCTCTCCGATGAGGTCGCGCTCTTGCGCAGCCGCGGCGCAACTGTCCTGCAAGTCGGCATCATCAACCTTGCCGAAGGCCTCATCATCGGCGCGCCCATCCTCCCCGTCGCCCCGCTGGTGGCCGCTTCGGGAACCGCCCTGCTCGGGCTCACGCCGACCTTCGAGCCCGTCAACGGCGGTGCGCTCCTGCCCGTCTCCGTGCCGCCGTCCGCCTTTGCCTGGGCCGCTGTTGGCGTCGCCATCTCCATCATCGCGCTGCTCGTGCCCTCGCTCGTTGCGGCCCGCGCTTCGGCCGTTGCCCGCCGCCGCGAACAGGCCCGGCCCGGCCGCCCGTTCGCCCAGCGGTACTACCTCGATCTCGCCCTCGCCGCTGTTGCCGCCCTCCTGCTCTGGGAGCTGCAAGAACGCGGCACCCTCCTCCAGCCGTCGCCCACGGGAGGCGTCACCTCCGACCCGCTCCTGCTCGCCTCGCCTGCCCTCCTGGTGGCCGCCGCTGCCGCCCTGCTGCTCCGGCTCTACCCCATCGCGACCCGGCTTGTGGCCCGCCTGTTCGGCCGCGAAGCCTCCGCCCCGGTCGTCCTCGGGCTCTGGCAGGTCGCCCGCAACCCCGGCCACTCTGCCCGCCTCGCGCTCCTGCTCGCCCTCGCCATCGCGGTTGGCACGTTTGCCGCGAGCTACGCAACCACCGCCTCCGCCACCTTCGAGGAGCGCGCCCGCTTCGAAGCCGGGACCGGCCTCCGCGCTGTCTCCACTGGCAGCGCCGACCTCGGCCAGGACGGCGCAGCCGCGGATGCGCTCCTGCGCGAACGGACCGGCGTCCCGCTCGCCTCGGCGGTCCTCCGCCTCCCCGCGGGGCCGGCGGCTGCAGGCCTGAGCGGCCGCACCTTCCAGGCCCTCGGCGTCAACCCCGACGATGCCCCGCTCCTCCTCTGGTTCCGCGACGACTTCGCTGAACGCCCGCTCCGCGACCTCATGGCTGCTCTCGGCCCGCCCGGGCCGCTCCGCGGCATCCAGCTCCCGCCGGGCACCACGGCAATCTCGGTCGATGTCCGCGCTTCCTCCACCCCGAACCAGATGACCCTCTGGGCGCGCGTCCGCGACGCAGCCGGCTACCACCAGCTCATCGAGTTCGGCACCATCGAACCCGGGGAATGGCGGACTCTCACGGCCCCCATCGCCCGTACCTACGAAGGCCAGCTCCCTGAGCCCCTGGCCCTCGCCGGTCTCGTCATCACCGAGCCGGGCAACCGCTTCAACACGCTCGAGCTGACCATCCAGTTCGACAATCTCGTCGCGGCGACCGCCGCCGGCGCTGCCACAACCCTCGATAGCTTCGATGGCCCGAATCCCGGCTGGACGCCGCTCCCTGCCCGGCTCAACCTCCCGGACCGGTTTGAGCTGGCGCCCGGCGATGGCCGGCCCGGCCAGGTCGGGCAGCTCCGCCGCGCGCCGGGCCAGAGCTCCGAACTCTGGGGGCTCGTCCGCGCCCAGCCCTTCGTGCCCCTGCCCGTCATCGCGACCCGCTCGTTCATCGACGCGACCGGGCTCTCCGTCGGAACCGTGGGCGCCGTCTCGGTCGCCAATGTCACCGTGCCTGTTCGCGTGGCCGGTGAGGTCGAGGCGTTCCCGACCCTCCCATCCGCGGCCGGGCCCGGCATCGTGTTCAACCGCGACCAGCTCATCAGCTGGCTCGGGCTGGCAGGGTCGTCGGCGCCCCGCGGCTTCAACGAGGCGTGGCTTGAGCCGCCCGCCGGCGCCGATGTCGCTGCGCTCGAACAGGTCCTTCGCGGCGAGCCGTTCCGCTTCGGCCTTGTCACCGACCGCTCGCGCGAACTCGCGCGCCTCGAACAGAACCCGCTCATCTCCGCGGGCGGCGCCGGAATCCTCTACCTCGCCTTCGGCGCCCTCCTCCTGCTCGTTGCCGTCGCTCTCCTCGTCTCCCTTTGGCTCGTTGTCCAGCGGCGGAGGACCGAATTCGCCGTCCTCCGATCGCTCGGCCTTTCGCGCGGCGGCGTGGCCCGCGTCCTCGCCCTCGAGTACACCTTCGTCGCCGGCGTCGGCGTCCTCGCCGGGACGGTGCTCGGCCGGCAGGTCGCCGCCCGCATGCTCTCCTTCCTCGACCTCGACGAAGCCGGGCGCCGCGCCGAGCCCTCCTACCTGCTCCGCACCGACTGGCTGCTCGTCTCAGGCAGCCTCGCCGCGGTCGGGCTCGCATTCGTCCTCGCCCTCACTGTTGCCGTGCGCCTCATCGCCCGTACCTCCGACGCACAGGCTCTCCGCACCGAATAG
- a CDS encoding ABC transporter ATP-binding protein, whose protein sequence is MVSEGASVELRSVSRRFRAGGEDVWAVREVSLSVGPGEFLALVGRSGSGKTTLLNLIAGLDRPTSGEVLVDGARVDRMSDRELDRLRRGTIGFIFQSFGLLPLLSARENVELPLRIAGVGYRERQKRVDEALAFVGLRKRAEHRPYELSGGEQQRVAIARALAARPRLILADEPTGELDSATASTVFGLLRDLARMEGITIITCTHDRLVMEMAGRVEELADGRLVTEGRREVLERTLARERSPFAAARAAPPGEAPTGSGLSSLIGADYAQFRRPGSAGGPRGEPDRQPQGNDGAKP, encoded by the coding sequence ATGGTGAGCGAGGGCGCATCGGTGGAGCTGCGGTCGGTTTCGCGGCGGTTCCGGGCCGGCGGCGAGGACGTGTGGGCGGTGCGGGAGGTTTCGCTGTCGGTGGGGCCCGGCGAGTTCCTCGCGCTGGTCGGGCGGTCGGGGTCGGGGAAGACGACGCTGCTGAACCTTATTGCGGGCCTCGACCGCCCGACGAGCGGCGAGGTGCTGGTCGATGGCGCGCGGGTGGACCGGATGAGCGACCGGGAGCTGGACCGGCTGCGCCGGGGGACCATCGGGTTCATTTTCCAGTCGTTCGGGCTGCTGCCGCTCCTGTCGGCGCGGGAGAACGTGGAGCTTCCGCTGCGGATAGCGGGTGTCGGCTACCGGGAGCGGCAGAAGCGGGTCGATGAGGCGCTGGCGTTCGTGGGGCTCAGGAAGCGCGCGGAGCACCGACCGTATGAGCTTTCGGGCGGGGAGCAGCAGCGGGTGGCGATTGCACGTGCGCTGGCGGCGCGCCCACGGCTGATTCTCGCGGATGAACCGACCGGCGAGCTGGACTCGGCGACGGCCTCGACGGTCTTCGGGCTGCTGCGGGACCTTGCGCGGATGGAGGGCATCACGATTATCACCTGCACCCACGACCGGCTGGTGATGGAGATGGCAGGGCGCGTGGAGGAGCTTGCCGATGGTCGGCTGGTGACGGAAGGGCGGCGCGAGGTGCTGGAGCGGACGCTGGCGCGGGAGCGGAGCCCGTTTGCGGCGGCGCGGGCGGCCCCGCCGGGGGAGGCTCCGACAGGGTCGGGGCTGTCGTCGCTGATCGGCGCGGATTATGCGCAGTTTCGGCGGCCGGGGTCGGCGGGAGGCCCCCGAGGCGAGCCTGACCGCCAGCCCCAAGGGAACGACGGGGCGAAGCCGTAG
- a CDS encoding ATP-binding cassette domain-containing protein has translation MQPVRTFAAGQEPEGDDVYIRCEDLFKIYKTANLEVVALRGLDLKVRRGEFMAIVGASGSGKSTLLNILAGLDTPSAGRCYVGGQDLLTMSARDMVRYRRRQVGFVWQQTGRNLVPYLDAVQNVEVPMVLDGVPPGEARERAVRLLEMVLMGHRLHHRPEMLSGGEQQRVSIAVALANNPPLLLADEPTGELDSVGADTVYEVFRTLNKELGTTIVIVTHDPDIAARVDRVVAIRDGRTSTEIYRRVRFEGTEAKVTHEEYVLVDAAGRLQIPREYLDELEIHDRVRVILGEGRIEVLPDGTRRVRLKGAAW, from the coding sequence ATGCAACCGGTGCGGACGTTCGCCGCCGGGCAGGAGCCTGAGGGGGATGACGTGTACATCCGCTGCGAGGACCTGTTCAAGATTTACAAGACGGCGAACCTCGAGGTGGTCGCGCTGCGCGGGCTGGACCTGAAGGTTCGGCGCGGGGAGTTCATGGCGATCGTGGGCGCCTCCGGTTCGGGGAAGTCGACGCTGCTGAACATCCTCGCGGGACTGGACACGCCCTCGGCGGGGCGGTGCTACGTCGGGGGGCAGGACCTGCTCACGATGTCAGCCAGGGACATGGTGCGGTACCGGCGGCGGCAGGTCGGCTTCGTCTGGCAGCAGACGGGCAGGAACCTCGTCCCGTACCTCGACGCGGTGCAGAACGTGGAGGTGCCGATGGTGCTGGACGGGGTGCCGCCAGGGGAGGCGCGGGAGCGGGCGGTGCGGCTGCTCGAGATGGTGCTCATGGGGCACCGGCTGCACCACCGGCCGGAGATGCTCTCGGGCGGGGAGCAGCAACGGGTCTCGATTGCAGTTGCGCTGGCGAACAATCCGCCGCTGCTGCTGGCCGACGAGCCCACCGGGGAGCTGGATTCGGTCGGCGCAGACACCGTGTACGAGGTGTTCCGGACGCTGAACAAGGAGCTAGGCACCACCATCGTGATCGTGACGCACGACCCCGACATCGCGGCGCGGGTCGACCGGGTCGTTGCGATCCGGGACGGCCGGACGAGCACCGAAATCTACCGGCGGGTGCGGTTCGAGGGCACGGAGGCGAAAGTCACGCACGAGGAGTATGTGCTGGTCGATGCAGCGGGCCGGCTTCAGATCCCGCGGGAGTACCTCGACGAGCTGGAGATCCACGACCGGGTGCGGGTGATTCTCGGGGAGGGCCGGATCGAAGTGCTGCCGGACGGCACGCGCCGGGTCCGGCTGAAAGGGGCGGCATGGTGA